In one Dermatophilaceae bacterium Sec6.4 genomic region, the following are encoded:
- the uraD gene encoding 2-oxo-4-hydroxy-4-carboxy-5-ureidoimidazoline decarboxylase has protein sequence MTATAAPKSKPPVHPVDELLPVPRLAIYGIQHVLAFYAGAVIVPILLAGALKLSTEQLIHLINADLFTCGIASLIQSIGFWKVGVKLPLLQGVTFTAVGPMILIGTSNGGGTDGLLYIYGATIVAGVFTFLIAPFFGKLVRFFPPVVTGSVITIIGLSLLPVAAGDAVRGPDGKADPGNGKYLLYALGTVLFIVLLQRLFRGFIATVAVLIGLVVGTLIAWALGDANFGGVAKAEVIGVTTPFYFGAPKFALGAIIAMVIVMLITAVETTGDVFATAEIVEKRVGGEDVSKALRADGLATLIGGVLNSFPYTCFAENVGLVRLTRVKSRYVVAAAGVFMIILGLIPKAAAIAAGIPSPVLGGAGLAMFSTVAVVGFQTLTKVDFNDQRNTIIVATSVGLAGFVTAQPDVAKALPQDAQVLLGSGITIGSITAFVLYMVFYHVGGGLQPIISDQSGKTIRLDDVNAMTEADFVQSFGGLFQGPSWMAQRAFGQRPFQDTADLRSAFQEALFAATGDEQSELIRAYPRLGQMDTAGMESMQDQGTRGLTHLAEEDQKKLDQLTNSYEAQFGFPMVVCVRDEGGFDDIIKHGEARLRNSSIQEHNIALVEIAKIAGYRFDHLVADANPIASARALRNL, from the coding sequence ATGACCGCGACTGCGGCACCCAAGTCCAAACCCCCCGTCCATCCGGTCGACGAACTTCTGCCGGTACCGCGGCTGGCCATCTACGGCATCCAGCACGTGCTGGCGTTCTATGCCGGCGCAGTGATCGTCCCGATCCTGCTCGCAGGCGCTCTCAAGCTGAGCACCGAACAGTTGATCCACCTGATCAATGCCGACCTGTTCACCTGCGGGATCGCCAGCCTGATCCAGTCCATCGGATTCTGGAAGGTCGGCGTCAAGCTGCCGCTGCTGCAGGGCGTGACCTTCACCGCCGTCGGCCCGATGATCCTGATCGGTACGAGTAACGGTGGTGGCACCGATGGTCTGCTGTATATCTATGGCGCGACGATCGTCGCCGGTGTCTTCACCTTCCTGATAGCCCCGTTCTTCGGCAAGCTCGTCCGCTTCTTCCCACCGGTGGTCACCGGATCGGTCATCACGATCATCGGCCTGTCGCTGCTACCCGTCGCAGCCGGCGACGCCGTGCGCGGCCCGGACGGCAAGGCTGACCCGGGCAACGGGAAATATCTGCTCTACGCGCTGGGCACTGTGCTCTTCATCGTGCTGCTCCAGCGTCTCTTCCGCGGCTTCATCGCGACCGTTGCCGTGTTGATCGGCCTGGTTGTCGGCACCCTGATCGCGTGGGCGCTCGGGGACGCGAACTTCGGCGGCGTGGCCAAGGCCGAGGTCATCGGGGTGACCACTCCGTTCTACTTCGGCGCACCGAAATTCGCGCTCGGTGCGATCATCGCGATGGTCATCGTGATGCTGATCACCGCCGTGGAAACGACCGGTGACGTCTTCGCCACGGCAGAGATCGTCGAGAAGCGGGTCGGCGGCGAGGATGTGTCGAAGGCACTACGCGCCGACGGTCTGGCCACTCTCATCGGTGGCGTCCTGAACTCCTTCCCCTACACCTGCTTTGCCGAGAACGTCGGCCTCGTGCGACTGACTCGTGTCAAGAGTCGCTACGTTGTGGCGGCTGCCGGCGTGTTCATGATCATCTTGGGGCTGATCCCCAAGGCCGCGGCGATCGCAGCGGGCATCCCCTCCCCGGTCCTGGGTGGCGCAGGTCTTGCAATGTTCTCCACCGTCGCAGTCGTCGGCTTCCAGACGTTGACCAAGGTCGACTTCAACGATCAGCGCAACACCATCATCGTGGCGACGAGTGTCGGTCTCGCCGGGTTCGTCACCGCACAGCCCGACGTGGCCAAGGCCCTGCCGCAGGATGCTCAAGTGCTGCTCGGTAGCGGTATCACCATCGGCAGCATCACTGCCTTCGTGCTCTACATGGTCTTCTACCACGTGGGCGGCGGCCTGCAGCCGATCATCTCCGACCAGTCGGGTAAGACCATTCGGTTGGATGATGTGAATGCCATGACCGAGGCGGACTTCGTCCAGTCCTTCGGTGGCCTGTTCCAGGGTCCGTCGTGGATGGCCCAGCGGGCCTTCGGCCAGCGACCCTTCCAGGACACCGCCGATCTACGCTCAGCCTTCCAAGAGGCATTGTTCGCTGCGACGGGCGACGAGCAGAGCGAACTGATCCGGGCATACCCCCGTCTGGGGCAGATGGACACCGCTGGGATGGAGTCGATGCAGGATCAGGGCACCCGCGGATTGACCCATCTGGCCGAAGAGGACCAGAAAAAACTCGACCAACTCACCAATAGTTACGAAGCTCAGTTCGGCTTCCCGATGGTGGTCTGCGTGCGTGATGAGGGCGGCTTCGACGACATCATCAAGCACGGTGAGGCGCGACTTCGTAACTCCTCGATCCAGGAGCACAACATCGCCCTGGTCGAGATCGCCAAGATCGCCGGTTACCGCTTCGATCACCTGGTCGCAGATGCGAACCCGATCGCATCGGCCCGGGCGCTTCGGAACCTCTGA
- the pucL gene encoding urate oxidase, whose amino-acid sequence MSYVLGHNQYGKAEVHVVRVFRDTREGRHDMVDYNVSVSLSGDFDDAHITGDQAKVLTTDACKNTVNAFAKEAGEAVRAPESFALALANHFVDDVPQVSSVKINVEAFTWARIGEENHGFRRINDYIRTVTVRRHGDEAATVVSGLKDYVVLKTTDSEFHGFYQDKYTTLQPTNDRVMATAVTAQWAHTSNENADWNGSFANVVDAMTTTFGAAYSYALQHTIWEMGQKVLDAEPGVAEIRMSAPNKHHFLVDLSPFGLENDNEVLYAADRPYGLIEATIQRSADVDMTGSYEPGQAWS is encoded by the coding sequence ATGTCATATGTGTTGGGTCACAACCAGTACGGCAAGGCTGAAGTCCACGTCGTCAGGGTCTTCCGGGACACCCGTGAAGGTCGTCACGACATGGTCGACTACAACGTGAGCGTCTCCCTCTCGGGTGACTTCGACGATGCGCACATCACCGGCGACCAGGCCAAGGTCCTCACGACCGATGCCTGCAAGAACACCGTCAACGCGTTCGCCAAGGAGGCCGGTGAGGCCGTCCGCGCGCCGGAGTCCTTCGCCCTCGCCCTCGCCAACCACTTCGTCGATGATGTCCCGCAGGTCTCCTCCGTCAAGATCAACGTCGAGGCCTTCACCTGGGCGCGAATCGGCGAAGAGAACCACGGCTTCCGCCGCATCAACGACTACATCCGCACCGTCACCGTCCGCCGCCATGGTGACGAGGCGGCCACGGTGGTCAGCGGCCTGAAGGACTACGTCGTCCTGAAGACCACGGATTCGGAATTCCACGGCTTCTACCAGGACAAGTACACGACCCTGCAGCCGACCAATGACCGCGTGATGGCGACCGCCGTCACCGCCCAGTGGGCGCACACCTCGAACGAGAACGCGGACTGGAACGGTTCGTTCGCCAATGTCGTCGACGCGATGACCACCACCTTCGGCGCCGCCTACAGCTATGCGCTGCAGCACACCATCTGGGAGATGGGTCAGAAGGTACTGGACGCAGAGCCCGGAGTCGCCGAGATCCGGATGAGCGCCCCGAACAAGCACCACTTCCTGGTCGACCTGTCGCCGTTCGGTCTCGAGAACGACAACGAGGTCCTCTACGCGGCCGACCGGCCGTACGGCCTGATCGAGGCCACCATCCAACGCTCCGCCGATGTGGACATGACCGGCTCCTACGAGCCCGGCCAAGCCTGGAGCTGA
- the uraH gene encoding hydroxyisourate hydrolase, which yields MSTLSTHVLDAVSGTPAAGIPVEAFAKATDGAGWTSIGSGVTDDDGRISRVAADALAPGTYRITFGTGDYFAAQGVAAFYPEVTITFVVADERHYHVPVLLSPFAFSTYRGS from the coding sequence ATGAGCACCTTGTCCACCCACGTGCTGGATGCCGTCAGCGGCACCCCCGCAGCCGGTATTCCCGTCGAAGCCTTCGCGAAGGCCACTGACGGTGCTGGCTGGACCAGCATCGGCTCGGGCGTCACGGACGACGACGGCCGCATCTCACGCGTCGCCGCCGACGCGCTCGCACCGGGCACCTACCGCATCACCTTCGGCACCGGCGACTACTTCGCCGCACAGGGTGTCGCAGCGTTCTACCCGGAAGTCACCATCACCTTCGTGGTCGCCGACGAGCGGCATTACCACGTCCCGGTCCTGCTCAGTCCGTTCGCATTTTCCACCTATAGAGGGAGCTGA
- the uraD gene encoding 2-oxo-4-hydroxy-4-carboxy-5-ureidoimidazoline decarboxylase yields the protein MTADLPITTEAFDALSAQQAAELLRACCAAPGWVTRVTDGRPYADRDAALVAADAAFAHLDAADIAAALGDHPRIGEKVQGSSESASFSRSEQAAMGDADDQVRRDLLTGNADYEQRFDRVFLIRAAGRQPQEILTELVRRMDNDEHAELREVTEQLRQITHLRLEAMLR from the coding sequence GTGACCGCCGACCTCCCGATCACGACCGAAGCGTTCGACGCGCTTTCGGCGCAGCAGGCTGCTGAGCTGCTGCGGGCCTGCTGTGCAGCACCGGGGTGGGTGACCCGGGTCACCGACGGTCGCCCGTATGCCGACCGCGACGCCGCACTCGTAGCCGCGGACGCCGCGTTTGCCCACCTGGATGCCGCAGACATCGCCGCCGCCCTGGGCGACCACCCCCGCATCGGTGAAAAAGTGCAGGGTTCATCGGAGTCCGCGTCGTTCTCCCGCTCCGAGCAGGCGGCGATGGGCGACGCCGACGACCAAGTACGCCGCGACCTGCTCACCGGCAACGCCGATTACGAACAGCGCTTCGACCGCGTATTCCTCATTCGGGCCGCCGGCCGCCAGCCGCAGGAGATCCTCACCGAGCTCGTACGTCGGATGGACAACGACGAGCACGCAGAACTGCGTGAGGTCACCGAACAACTTCGTCAGATCACCCACCTACGCCTGGAGGCGATGCTCCGATGA
- a CDS encoding IclR family transcriptional regulator yields MADSPRTGGVQSVGRALDILEAIDAAGGEMALVEMSAVSGLPMPTIHRIVRTMADRGYLRQLPDRRYALGSRLIPLGATALIAFGSRSAPELGRIVREFGETANLATLDNDQLVYVGQVPSPHAMRMFTDIGRRVLPHCRAAGKAMLAQLPDADVVHILHRTGMPAMTERTITDPAAMLTELARIRKVGFAIEEGEMELGVTCIAVAIPSKTALMSISMSSPAARMTSEVRKRAIPFLQEVAAQLGRELDSASA; encoded by the coding sequence ATCTGTGGGGCGCGCCCTGGACATCCTGGAGGCGATCGATGCTGCAGGTGGTGAGATGGCTCTGGTCGAGATGAGCGCGGTGTCCGGCCTGCCGATGCCGACAATCCACCGCATTGTGCGCACGATGGCTGATCGCGGCTACCTACGCCAGTTACCGGATCGACGGTATGCCCTGGGCTCGCGACTGATTCCGCTCGGCGCGACGGCCCTGATCGCTTTCGGCTCGCGTAGTGCACCGGAACTGGGCCGCATCGTGCGCGAGTTCGGCGAGACCGCCAACCTCGCGACCCTCGACAACGATCAACTGGTGTACGTCGGCCAAGTGCCCTCCCCGCACGCGATGCGAATGTTCACGGACATCGGTCGGCGGGTACTGCCGCATTGCCGCGCCGCCGGAAAAGCCATGCTCGCCCAGTTGCCCGACGCCGACGTGGTGCACATTCTGCACCGCACGGGCATGCCTGCGATGACGGAGCGGACCATTACCGATCCGGCCGCGATGCTGACCGAACTCGCCCGTATCCGCAAGGTCGGGTTTGCCATCGAGGAAGGCGAGATGGAGCTCGGCGTGACCTGCATAGCTGTTGCGATTCCCAGCAAGACCGCGCTGATGTCCATCTCTATGTCATCCCCGGCCGCCCGGATGACCAGCGAGGTCCGCAAGCGTGCAATACCGTTCCTGCAGGAGGTAGCCGCCCAGTTGGGTCGCGAACTGGACAGCGCCTCAGCCTGA